The Macaca thibetana thibetana isolate TM-01 chromosome 19, ASM2454274v1, whole genome shotgun sequence genome has a segment encoding these proteins:
- the DYRK1B gene encoding dual specificity tyrosine-phosphorylation-regulated kinase 1B isoform X1, with protein MLAARPPAWGPHRAPAPRGPRASPDPGLSGGGSRGAGCKKAPPGRAPAPGLAPLRPSEPTMAVPPGHGPFSGFPGPQEHTQVLPDVRLLPRRLPLAFRDATSAPLRKLSVDLIKTYKHINEVYYAKKKRRAQQVPPQDSSTKKEKKVLNHGYDDDNHDYIVRSGERWLERYEIDSLIGKGSFGQVVKAYDHQTQELVAIKIIKNKKAFLNQAQIELRLLELMNQHDTEMKYYIVHLKRHFMFRNHLCLVFELLSYNLYDLLRNTHFRGVSLNLTRKLAQQLCTALLFLATPELSIIHCDLKPENILLCNPKRSAIKIVDFGSSCQLGQRIYQYIQSRFYRSPEVLLGTPYDLAIDMWSLGCILVEMHTGEPLFSGSNEVDQMNRIVEVLGIPPAAMLDQAPKARKYFERLPGGGWTLRRTKELRKDYQGPGTRRLQEVLGVQTGGPGGRRAGEPGHSPADYLRFQDLVLRMLEYEPAARISPLGALQHGFFRRTADEATNTGPAGSSASTSPAPLDTCPSSSTASSISSSGGSSGSSSDNRTYRYSNRYCGGPGPPITDCEMNSPQVPPSQPLRPWAGGDVPHKTHQAPASASSLPGTGAQLPPQPRYLGRPPSPTSPPPPELMDVSLVGGPADCSPPHPAPAPQHPAASALRTRMTGGRPPLPPPDDPATLGPHLGLRGVPQSTAASS; from the exons ATGCTGGCCGCTCGACCACCCGCCTGGGGGCCCCACCGCGCCCCAGCCCCCCGTGGGCCCCGCGCCAGCCCTGACCCgg GTCTCAGCGGCGGTGGCAGCCGAGGTGCAGGATGCAAGAAGGCGCCCCCCGGCCGGGCTCCCGCTCCAGGCCTCGCTCCCCTGCGGCCCTCTGAGCCCACCATGGCCGTCCCACCGGGCCATGGTCCCTTCTCTGGCTTCCCAGGGCCCCAGGAGCACACGCAG GTATTACCTGATGTGCGGCTACTGCCTCGGAGGCTGCCCCTGGCCTTCCGAGATGCAACCTCAGCCCCGCTGCGTAAGCTCTCTGTGGACCTCATCAAGACCTACAAGCACATCAATgag GTATACTATGCGAAGAAGAAGCGGCGGGCCCAGCAGGTGCCACCCCAGGATTCGAGCaccaagaaggagaagaaggtcCTGAACCATGGTTATGATGACGACAACCATGACTACATCGTGCGCAGTGGCGAGCGCTGGCTGGAGCGCTATGAGATTGACTCGCTCATTGGCAAAGGCTcctttggccag GTGGTGAAAGCCTATGACCATCAGACCCAGGAGCTTGTGGCCATCAAGATCATCAAGAACAAAAAGGCCTTCCTGAACCAGGCCCAGATTGAGCTGCGGCTGCTGGAGCTGATGAACCAGCATGACACCGAGATGAAGTACTACATAG TGCACCTGAAGCGGCACTTCATGTTCCGGAACCACCTGTGCCTGGTGTTCGAGCTGCTGTCCTACAACCTGTACGACCTCCTGCGCAACACCCACTTCCGCGGCGTCTCGCTGAACCTGACCCGGAAGCTGGCGCAGCAGCTCTGCACGGCACTGCTCTTTCTGGCCACGCCTGAGCTCAGCATCATTCACTGCGACCTCAAGCCCGAAAACATCTTGCTCTGCAACCCCAAGCGCAGCGCCATCAAGATCGTGGACTTCGGCAGTTCCTGCCAGCTTGGCCAGAGG ATCTACCAGTATATCCAGAGCCGCTTCTACCGCTCGCCTGAGGTGCTCCTGGGCACACCCTACGACCTGGCCATTGACATGTGGTCCCTGGGCTGCATCCTTGTGGAGATGCACACCGGAGAGCCCCTCTTCAGTGGCTCCAATGAG GTGGACCAGATGAACCGCATTGTGGAGGTGCTGGGCATCCCGCCGGCTGCCATGCTGGACCAGGCGCCCAAGGCTCGCAAGTACTTTGAACGGCTGCCTGGGGGTGGCTGGACCCTACGAAGGACAAAAGAACTCAGGAAG GATTACCAGGGCCCCGGGACACGGCGGCTGCAGGAGGTGCTGGGCGTGCAGACGGGCGGGCCCGGGGGCCGGCGGGCGGGGGAGCCGGGCCACAGCCCCGCCGACTACCTCCGCTTCCAGGACCTGGTGCTGCGCATGCTGGAGTATGAGCCCGCCGCCCGCATCAGCCCCCTGGGGGCTCTGCAGCACGGCTTCTTCCGCCGCACGGCCGACGAGGCCACCAACACGGGCCCGGCAGGCAGCAGTGCCTCCACCTCGCCCGCGCCTCTCGACACCTGCCCCTCTTCCAGCACCGCCAGCTCCATCTCCAGTTCTG GAGGCTCCAGTGGCTCCTCCAGTGACAACCGGACCTATCGCTACAGCAACCGATATTGTGGGGGCCCTGGGCCCCCTATCACAGACTGTGAGATGAACAGCCCCCAG GTCCCACCCTCCCAGCCACTGCGGCCCTGGGCAGGGGGTGATGTGCCCCACAAGACACATCAAGCCCCGGCCTCTGCCTCATCACTGCCTGGGACCGGGGCCCAGTTACCCCCCCAGCCCCGATACCTTGGTCGTCCCCCATCACCAACCTCACCACCGCCTCCGGAGCTGATGGATGTGAGCCTGGTGGGCGGGCCTGCTGACTGCTCCCCACCTCACCCAGCGCCTGCCCCCCAGCACCCGGCTGCCTCAGCCCTCCGGACTCGGATGACGGGAGGTCGTCCACCCCTCCCGCCTCCTGATGACCCTGCCACTCTGGGGCCTCACCTGGGCCTCCGTGGTGTACCCCAGAGCACGGCAGCCAGCTCATGA
- the DYRK1B gene encoding dual specificity tyrosine-phosphorylation-regulated kinase 1B isoform X2 — MLAARPPAWGPHRAPAPRGPRASPDPGLSGGGSRGAGCKKAPPGRAPAPGLAPLRPSEPTMAVPPGHGPFSGFPGPQEHTQVLPDVRLLPRRLPLAFRDATSAPLRKLSVDLIKTYKHINEVYYAKKKRRAQQVPPQDSSTKKEKKVLNHGYDDDNHDYIVRSGERWLERYEIDSLIGKGSFGQVVKAYDHQTQELVAIKIIKNKKAFLNQAQIELRLLELMNQHDTEMKYYIVHLKRHFMFRNHLCLVFELLSYNLYDLLRNTHFRGVSLNLTRKLAQQLCTALLFLATPELSIIHCDLKPENILLCNPKRSAIKIVDFGSSCQLGQRIYQYIQSRFYRSPEVLLGTPYDLAIDMWSLGCILVEMHTGEPLFSGSNEVDQMNRIVEVLGIPPAAMLDQAPKARKYFERLPGGGWTLRRTKELRKDYQGPGTRRLQEDLVLRMLEYEPAARISPLGALQHGFFRRTADEATNTGPAGSSASTSPAPLDTCPSSSTASSISSSGGSSGSSSDNRTYRYSNRYCGGPGPPITDCEMNSPQVPPSQPLRPWAGGDVPHKTHQAPASASSLPGTGAQLPPQPRYLGRPPSPTSPPPPELMDVSLVGGPADCSPPHPAPAPQHPAASALRTRMTGGRPPLPPPDDPATLGPHLGLRGVPQSTAASS, encoded by the exons ATGCTGGCCGCTCGACCACCCGCCTGGGGGCCCCACCGCGCCCCAGCCCCCCGTGGGCCCCGCGCCAGCCCTGACCCgg GTCTCAGCGGCGGTGGCAGCCGAGGTGCAGGATGCAAGAAGGCGCCCCCCGGCCGGGCTCCCGCTCCAGGCCTCGCTCCCCTGCGGCCCTCTGAGCCCACCATGGCCGTCCCACCGGGCCATGGTCCCTTCTCTGGCTTCCCAGGGCCCCAGGAGCACACGCAG GTATTACCTGATGTGCGGCTACTGCCTCGGAGGCTGCCCCTGGCCTTCCGAGATGCAACCTCAGCCCCGCTGCGTAAGCTCTCTGTGGACCTCATCAAGACCTACAAGCACATCAATgag GTATACTATGCGAAGAAGAAGCGGCGGGCCCAGCAGGTGCCACCCCAGGATTCGAGCaccaagaaggagaagaaggtcCTGAACCATGGTTATGATGACGACAACCATGACTACATCGTGCGCAGTGGCGAGCGCTGGCTGGAGCGCTATGAGATTGACTCGCTCATTGGCAAAGGCTcctttggccag GTGGTGAAAGCCTATGACCATCAGACCCAGGAGCTTGTGGCCATCAAGATCATCAAGAACAAAAAGGCCTTCCTGAACCAGGCCCAGATTGAGCTGCGGCTGCTGGAGCTGATGAACCAGCATGACACCGAGATGAAGTACTACATAG TGCACCTGAAGCGGCACTTCATGTTCCGGAACCACCTGTGCCTGGTGTTCGAGCTGCTGTCCTACAACCTGTACGACCTCCTGCGCAACACCCACTTCCGCGGCGTCTCGCTGAACCTGACCCGGAAGCTGGCGCAGCAGCTCTGCACGGCACTGCTCTTTCTGGCCACGCCTGAGCTCAGCATCATTCACTGCGACCTCAAGCCCGAAAACATCTTGCTCTGCAACCCCAAGCGCAGCGCCATCAAGATCGTGGACTTCGGCAGTTCCTGCCAGCTTGGCCAGAGG ATCTACCAGTATATCCAGAGCCGCTTCTACCGCTCGCCTGAGGTGCTCCTGGGCACACCCTACGACCTGGCCATTGACATGTGGTCCCTGGGCTGCATCCTTGTGGAGATGCACACCGGAGAGCCCCTCTTCAGTGGCTCCAATGAG GTGGACCAGATGAACCGCATTGTGGAGGTGCTGGGCATCCCGCCGGCTGCCATGCTGGACCAGGCGCCCAAGGCTCGCAAGTACTTTGAACGGCTGCCTGGGGGTGGCTGGACCCTACGAAGGACAAAAGAACTCAGGAAG GATTACCAGGGCCCCGGGACACGGCGGCTGCAGGAG GACCTGGTGCTGCGCATGCTGGAGTATGAGCCCGCCGCCCGCATCAGCCCCCTGGGGGCTCTGCAGCACGGCTTCTTCCGCCGCACGGCCGACGAGGCCACCAACACGGGCCCGGCAGGCAGCAGTGCCTCCACCTCGCCCGCGCCTCTCGACACCTGCCCCTCTTCCAGCACCGCCAGCTCCATCTCCAGTTCTG GAGGCTCCAGTGGCTCCTCCAGTGACAACCGGACCTATCGCTACAGCAACCGATATTGTGGGGGCCCTGGGCCCCCTATCACAGACTGTGAGATGAACAGCCCCCAG GTCCCACCCTCCCAGCCACTGCGGCCCTGGGCAGGGGGTGATGTGCCCCACAAGACACATCAAGCCCCGGCCTCTGCCTCATCACTGCCTGGGACCGGGGCCCAGTTACCCCCCCAGCCCCGATACCTTGGTCGTCCCCCATCACCAACCTCACCACCGCCTCCGGAGCTGATGGATGTGAGCCTGGTGGGCGGGCCTGCTGACTGCTCCCCACCTCACCCAGCGCCTGCCCCCCAGCACCCGGCTGCCTCAGCCCTCCGGACTCGGATGACGGGAGGTCGTCCACCCCTCCCGCCTCCTGATGACCCTGCCACTCTGGGGCCTCACCTGGGCCTCCGTGGTGTACCCCAGAGCACGGCAGCCAGCTCATGA
- the DYRK1B gene encoding dual specificity tyrosine-phosphorylation-regulated kinase 1B isoform X3 → MLAARPPAWGPHRAPAPRGPRASPDPGLSGGGSRGAGCKKAPPGRAPAPGLAPLRPSEPTMAVPPGHGPFSGFPGPQEHTQVLPDVRLLPRRLPLAFRDATSAPLRKLSVDLIKTYKHINEVYYAKKKRRAQQVPPQDSSTKKEKKVLNHGYDDDNHDYIVRSGERWLERYEIDSLIGKGSFGQVVKAYDHQTQELVAIKIIKNKKAFLNQAQIELRLLELMNQHDTEMKYYIVHLKRHFMFRNHLCLVFELLSYNLYDLLRNTHFRGVSLNLTRKLAQQLCTALLFLATPELSIIHCDLKPENILLCNPKRSAIKIVDFGSSCQLGQRIYQYIQSRFYRSPEVLLGTPYDLAIDMWSLGCILVEMHTGEPLFSGSNEVDQMNRIVEVLGIPPAAMLDQAPKARKYFERLPGGGWTLRRTKELRKDLVLRMLEYEPAARISPLGALQHGFFRRTADEATNTGPAGSSASTSPAPLDTCPSSSTASSISSSGGSSGSSSDNRTYRYSNRYCGGPGPPITDCEMNSPQVPPSQPLRPWAGGDVPHKTHQAPASASSLPGTGAQLPPQPRYLGRPPSPTSPPPPELMDVSLVGGPADCSPPHPAPAPQHPAASALRTRMTGGRPPLPPPDDPATLGPHLGLRGVPQSTAASS, encoded by the exons ATGCTGGCCGCTCGACCACCCGCCTGGGGGCCCCACCGCGCCCCAGCCCCCCGTGGGCCCCGCGCCAGCCCTGACCCgg GTCTCAGCGGCGGTGGCAGCCGAGGTGCAGGATGCAAGAAGGCGCCCCCCGGCCGGGCTCCCGCTCCAGGCCTCGCTCCCCTGCGGCCCTCTGAGCCCACCATGGCCGTCCCACCGGGCCATGGTCCCTTCTCTGGCTTCCCAGGGCCCCAGGAGCACACGCAG GTATTACCTGATGTGCGGCTACTGCCTCGGAGGCTGCCCCTGGCCTTCCGAGATGCAACCTCAGCCCCGCTGCGTAAGCTCTCTGTGGACCTCATCAAGACCTACAAGCACATCAATgag GTATACTATGCGAAGAAGAAGCGGCGGGCCCAGCAGGTGCCACCCCAGGATTCGAGCaccaagaaggagaagaaggtcCTGAACCATGGTTATGATGACGACAACCATGACTACATCGTGCGCAGTGGCGAGCGCTGGCTGGAGCGCTATGAGATTGACTCGCTCATTGGCAAAGGCTcctttggccag GTGGTGAAAGCCTATGACCATCAGACCCAGGAGCTTGTGGCCATCAAGATCATCAAGAACAAAAAGGCCTTCCTGAACCAGGCCCAGATTGAGCTGCGGCTGCTGGAGCTGATGAACCAGCATGACACCGAGATGAAGTACTACATAG TGCACCTGAAGCGGCACTTCATGTTCCGGAACCACCTGTGCCTGGTGTTCGAGCTGCTGTCCTACAACCTGTACGACCTCCTGCGCAACACCCACTTCCGCGGCGTCTCGCTGAACCTGACCCGGAAGCTGGCGCAGCAGCTCTGCACGGCACTGCTCTTTCTGGCCACGCCTGAGCTCAGCATCATTCACTGCGACCTCAAGCCCGAAAACATCTTGCTCTGCAACCCCAAGCGCAGCGCCATCAAGATCGTGGACTTCGGCAGTTCCTGCCAGCTTGGCCAGAGG ATCTACCAGTATATCCAGAGCCGCTTCTACCGCTCGCCTGAGGTGCTCCTGGGCACACCCTACGACCTGGCCATTGACATGTGGTCCCTGGGCTGCATCCTTGTGGAGATGCACACCGGAGAGCCCCTCTTCAGTGGCTCCAATGAG GTGGACCAGATGAACCGCATTGTGGAGGTGCTGGGCATCCCGCCGGCTGCCATGCTGGACCAGGCGCCCAAGGCTCGCAAGTACTTTGAACGGCTGCCTGGGGGTGGCTGGACCCTACGAAGGACAAAAGAACTCAGGAAG GACCTGGTGCTGCGCATGCTGGAGTATGAGCCCGCCGCCCGCATCAGCCCCCTGGGGGCTCTGCAGCACGGCTTCTTCCGCCGCACGGCCGACGAGGCCACCAACACGGGCCCGGCAGGCAGCAGTGCCTCCACCTCGCCCGCGCCTCTCGACACCTGCCCCTCTTCCAGCACCGCCAGCTCCATCTCCAGTTCTG GAGGCTCCAGTGGCTCCTCCAGTGACAACCGGACCTATCGCTACAGCAACCGATATTGTGGGGGCCCTGGGCCCCCTATCACAGACTGTGAGATGAACAGCCCCCAG GTCCCACCCTCCCAGCCACTGCGGCCCTGGGCAGGGGGTGATGTGCCCCACAAGACACATCAAGCCCCGGCCTCTGCCTCATCACTGCCTGGGACCGGGGCCCAGTTACCCCCCCAGCCCCGATACCTTGGTCGTCCCCCATCACCAACCTCACCACCGCCTCCGGAGCTGATGGATGTGAGCCTGGTGGGCGGGCCTGCTGACTGCTCCCCACCTCACCCAGCGCCTGCCCCCCAGCACCCGGCTGCCTCAGCCCTCCGGACTCGGATGACGGGAGGTCGTCCACCCCTCCCGCCTCCTGATGACCCTGCCACTCTGGGGCCTCACCTGGGCCTCCGTGGTGTACCCCAGAGCACGGCAGCCAGCTCATGA
- the DYRK1B gene encoding dual specificity tyrosine-phosphorylation-regulated kinase 1B isoform X4, with product MAVPPGHGPFSGFPGPQEHTQVLPDVRLLPRRLPLAFRDATSAPLRKLSVDLIKTYKHINEVYYAKKKRRAQQVPPQDSSTKKEKKVLNHGYDDDNHDYIVRSGERWLERYEIDSLIGKGSFGQVVKAYDHQTQELVAIKIIKNKKAFLNQAQIELRLLELMNQHDTEMKYYIVHLKRHFMFRNHLCLVFELLSYNLYDLLRNTHFRGVSLNLTRKLAQQLCTALLFLATPELSIIHCDLKPENILLCNPKRSAIKIVDFGSSCQLGQRIYQYIQSRFYRSPEVLLGTPYDLAIDMWSLGCILVEMHTGEPLFSGSNEVDQMNRIVEVLGIPPAAMLDQAPKARKYFERLPGGGWTLRRTKELRKDYQGPGTRRLQEVLGVQTGGPGGRRAGEPGHSPADYLRFQDLVLRMLEYEPAARISPLGALQHGFFRRTADEATNTGPAGSSASTSPAPLDTCPSSSTASSISSSGGSSGSSSDNRTYRYSNRYCGGPGPPITDCEMNSPQVPPSQPLRPWAGGDVPHKTHQAPASASSLPGTGAQLPPQPRYLGRPPSPTSPPPPELMDVSLVGGPADCSPPHPAPAPQHPAASALRTRMTGGRPPLPPPDDPATLGPHLGLRGVPQSTAASS from the exons ATGGCCGTCCCACCGGGCCATGGTCCCTTCTCTGGCTTCCCAGGGCCCCAGGAGCACACGCAG GTATTACCTGATGTGCGGCTACTGCCTCGGAGGCTGCCCCTGGCCTTCCGAGATGCAACCTCAGCCCCGCTGCGTAAGCTCTCTGTGGACCTCATCAAGACCTACAAGCACATCAATgag GTATACTATGCGAAGAAGAAGCGGCGGGCCCAGCAGGTGCCACCCCAGGATTCGAGCaccaagaaggagaagaaggtcCTGAACCATGGTTATGATGACGACAACCATGACTACATCGTGCGCAGTGGCGAGCGCTGGCTGGAGCGCTATGAGATTGACTCGCTCATTGGCAAAGGCTcctttggccag GTGGTGAAAGCCTATGACCATCAGACCCAGGAGCTTGTGGCCATCAAGATCATCAAGAACAAAAAGGCCTTCCTGAACCAGGCCCAGATTGAGCTGCGGCTGCTGGAGCTGATGAACCAGCATGACACCGAGATGAAGTACTACATAG TGCACCTGAAGCGGCACTTCATGTTCCGGAACCACCTGTGCCTGGTGTTCGAGCTGCTGTCCTACAACCTGTACGACCTCCTGCGCAACACCCACTTCCGCGGCGTCTCGCTGAACCTGACCCGGAAGCTGGCGCAGCAGCTCTGCACGGCACTGCTCTTTCTGGCCACGCCTGAGCTCAGCATCATTCACTGCGACCTCAAGCCCGAAAACATCTTGCTCTGCAACCCCAAGCGCAGCGCCATCAAGATCGTGGACTTCGGCAGTTCCTGCCAGCTTGGCCAGAGG ATCTACCAGTATATCCAGAGCCGCTTCTACCGCTCGCCTGAGGTGCTCCTGGGCACACCCTACGACCTGGCCATTGACATGTGGTCCCTGGGCTGCATCCTTGTGGAGATGCACACCGGAGAGCCCCTCTTCAGTGGCTCCAATGAG GTGGACCAGATGAACCGCATTGTGGAGGTGCTGGGCATCCCGCCGGCTGCCATGCTGGACCAGGCGCCCAAGGCTCGCAAGTACTTTGAACGGCTGCCTGGGGGTGGCTGGACCCTACGAAGGACAAAAGAACTCAGGAAG GATTACCAGGGCCCCGGGACACGGCGGCTGCAGGAGGTGCTGGGCGTGCAGACGGGCGGGCCCGGGGGCCGGCGGGCGGGGGAGCCGGGCCACAGCCCCGCCGACTACCTCCGCTTCCAGGACCTGGTGCTGCGCATGCTGGAGTATGAGCCCGCCGCCCGCATCAGCCCCCTGGGGGCTCTGCAGCACGGCTTCTTCCGCCGCACGGCCGACGAGGCCACCAACACGGGCCCGGCAGGCAGCAGTGCCTCCACCTCGCCCGCGCCTCTCGACACCTGCCCCTCTTCCAGCACCGCCAGCTCCATCTCCAGTTCTG GAGGCTCCAGTGGCTCCTCCAGTGACAACCGGACCTATCGCTACAGCAACCGATATTGTGGGGGCCCTGGGCCCCCTATCACAGACTGTGAGATGAACAGCCCCCAG GTCCCACCCTCCCAGCCACTGCGGCCCTGGGCAGGGGGTGATGTGCCCCACAAGACACATCAAGCCCCGGCCTCTGCCTCATCACTGCCTGGGACCGGGGCCCAGTTACCCCCCCAGCCCCGATACCTTGGTCGTCCCCCATCACCAACCTCACCACCGCCTCCGGAGCTGATGGATGTGAGCCTGGTGGGCGGGCCTGCTGACTGCTCCCCACCTCACCCAGCGCCTGCCCCCCAGCACCCGGCTGCCTCAGCCCTCCGGACTCGGATGACGGGAGGTCGTCCACCCCTCCCGCCTCCTGATGACCCTGCCACTCTGGGGCCTCACCTGGGCCTCCGTGGTGTACCCCAGAGCACGGCAGCCAGCTCATGA